GGCTCTCGTGCTATCTGCATTCTTTCCGCAAACGGTCCCATTTCAAATGTTACACTTCGTCAATCTACCACTTCTGGTGGTACTCTCACTTATGAGGTCTGCTCTCTCTTTTTCTCTCTTTTAGATTCATTTTAAATATTTTTTCTTTTTTAAACTAAATTATAACAATTTGTGTTGGATCAGGGACATTTTGAGATTCTTTCTTTGACGGGTTCGTTTATACCAAGCGAGAGTGGAGGAACCCGAAGCAGAGCTGGAGGGATGAGTGTGTCTCTCGCTGGACCTGATGGTCGTGTCTTTGGTGGTGGTCTCGCTGGTCTCTTTATAGCCGCTGGTCCTGTTCAGGTAAACTTATAGAACATGAGGGACTCTTGATCCTTCTAATGGACTATATTTTTAAAGCATTTTCTGTTTATTTCAGGTAATGGTAGGGACTTTTGTTGCGGGGGGTCAAGAGGAATCGCAGCAACAGCAGCAGATGAAGAAACAAAGAGGAGAAAGGCTCGGGATCCCGACTACAACACAAGCTTCTAACATCTCATTCGGTGGTGGCTCGGCGGAAGATCCAAAGGCTAGATACAACGGGCTCAACAAGCCTGTTGTTATTCAGCCACCACCCGTGTCCGCACCACCTATGTCGTTTTCGCATGAGCCGAGCACTAACGCAGCCCAAGGGTACTACAGAAACAACACGGCTGACCATATAAGGGATCTCTTCTCTTCTCTCCCAGGAGAGGATGACGAAGAAGATGAGGAGAACTTAGAAGGTGAAGATGGTGAAGAGTTTGGAGTCCATACTGAATCTGACACCGAGGTTCCAAGTTGATGGTTATTGAGTGAGTGAATCCGAACAACATCGATCGTGATCTTGAGGTCTTTAGAGTCTAATGGGTTTTTATTTTTCTTGAAGATTTTAGTTGTCTTATTTAAACAGAGATATCTCTCACTAAAGAGTTAGGGTTTATTAGAGGATATGTAATATCTTTAGGGTTCTTTTGACTTGGCTACCCCAAGTGGTGGTTGTAGAATTGCGAAACTTATGTGTGCTCTCTGTCATTCAGTTCACTCTTTAATGACTTTCATTTTGACAATCAGGTGACTTTTATTAGTTTGTCTTACAGAATCATGTCTGCATTATAACTAACTGATTTATAAACATGTATTTTTCTCATTTGAGTTTATAATTTGGGTGAACAAAAAAAAAGTTTATAGTTTGGTGAACGAGCAAAATTCGAGACTCAAGGCACCAAAGAACCCATTAATGTAAAGAGTGGATAGGCGATTAGTTCAGCCGAACCGAACTAATAACTGAAATGATTTTGAAATGTTGTTTGTCAGTTAGCCTTAATAACCGAACCAGAATCAAAAACCAAAAATCTCTTTTGCTAAAATATGCATGTATACTCTAGACTTGTGATCTATATATCCAAAATAAGTTAAGAGGTGCACTCATATTTGTTTTGCTAAGCAAGTGAATAAATATATTTTGTATGTTGCTTTACCAAAAGTTGATTAAGCTCAAATATATATAGTTTAGACAATGATGAGTCGGATTAATTTACAGAAGTATCAATTTTCAAGTAAACAATTGTAAAGTTGGATACTGTCTTTAGTTGTCAAGCGTTTTAATATGATCTGTATAAATCAATCTGGTCTAGGAAATCATATCTTATTTTTCGGATTGATTCATCTGTTAACTTTGCTTCTTTTTTATTGACATTTGATGAAGTAGAAAGATGCTTTTTCCCTTCTCTATCTAACAAACCTTAATATAAATTGCAGTTTCCGCCAACCAAACTAAACTACATCAGTCCAAATTTATTGCGACTCATAGATAATGCTTTTTTTTTATTTTTCTAATCCATTTTTTTTTGTTGTATGTATGAGCCTAAGCATAGTCTGATTTTATTTTATTGGATAACACTATGGCTGCACTTTGTTCACTCAAATCCTTTTTGAATCGGATCAGGAAATATATGATATGCTTTCTGCCTTGATTCTATGTGTTGGCATCAACGTCATTTTGCCTTTCTCCTTTAAAACTTTGTTCTATAGCAAAATATTTCTTTACACAATTTCAAATTTAAACCCGATAGTTTACCCCAAAAAAACTGATATGCTTTAATCTAGTTTCGATAGATAAAAATTTAATTAATTTGAATTTCTTACATCAAACACGTATATTATTGTTGATTTGGTTCAACTAAGCAACCTTCATGAATTTGTCAACTTGATAATAGCCCTTTTCATATCTTTTATTCGGGCTGTGAATAACTATTTGGTACTCAGCATGTATCTACTATTTGCTCCATACTCGGTTTGAAAAAGTAAGCATCTGCTATTGTTAAATCAGATAACAAATATTTACAAGTACAAATCAAACATTAACTCTCATTATTTTTGTAATTACTTAATCCGTTTACTTAGTACTTATTATGATATAAATAAATATACTTAATATTTAAATAGATGTTGCGAACATTTATGTCTTTATAAACAAAACTCTAAATGTTGACATTTGTGTTTCCATAAACAAAACTCAACAGAAATTTGTAATTAAAATTGAAATTACATTGAATTTTTATTAAAATATTAAAGTCTAATAAACTATTTTCAACCTGAAATCTATTTTATTACAAGAAAATTAGTTTTAAGCATTTTGAATTCAAATAATTAAGTATTTTCTACTTGAATAATAAAATCGGCCAAGTAGCGGAACAAGTAACTTGAAAAAAATCAAAATTTTGACAAATACTTGATATATAAATTACTCATTTTAAATGGATCAAATGTAAATAACAAGTTTAACTATTTGAACAAGCCAAATATCTAATATCCTAAAATTAGCGGGTCCTTGCCTTGTGTCCAACTCTATCATTAATATCATAATCCATAGCAAGTTTTTAGCTTTGCATGTAGTGGGGATTGTAACTTTCTTTTAATTTTGTTACATCGCAAATTTTTAATATTAACAATCATAAATTATAACTTGAAATTTCTTCAATTTAAAACCTTTTTGTGAAAAAAATATTAAAAATATATTATTGTTTTACATATTTTTATTAGTTAACAATGAGACATTATTATTTTTAAATTTAATTATTGGTTTTAAATTATTGAAACATGTTACTTACAAAAAAATACACATAAATTTTAAATTTTGAAATATCAGGAGTATGATGTGGTTTGGATACAGAATTTAGCTAGTTTGAGTTTTTTTAAAAGAAGAGAATTACAGTTATGAATTCACTTAGTCACTCTAATTTTTTGACTTGTTGCTTCCCATTCATAGGTTTTTTATAGAGCATTTGGTAATTACAAAACAAAACTCTGATTAGTATAAGAGATAATCTCTGTTGGTGTTCTCTGATTTCCATTGAGTATTAACTTTACGAATAAATTCTTCAACTCGTCTTCGAAGCACACACTCCACTTCCAAGCTCTCATTCTCTACTTCCAAGCTCTGTTTCTTCCTCGGTCTCCCTCTTTTGTCCTTCTCTGAACAGTCTGAACCGGTTTTCAACCCAGAAGATATTAAATTCAAACCGGATTTGGAAGTCAACGATTGATCAGAACCGGCAGGTTTGGAGGAGAGAAGAACCGACTTAGATATCACTCCCGGTTCTTGTAAACCGGGATTTAGCGGGAGAGTAGACTCAGAGATCAGCTCGGATTTCTCAAAACCGGGTTTAGAAGAGAGAACCGATTCTGATACTAACACGGGTTTGGAAGAAAGAACTGATTCAGGTATCGACACGGGTTTCTTTAAACCGGGCTTTGAATTGAGAGTCGTCGACTCATATAACAACATGGATTTGGAAGAGAGAACCGATTCAGGTATGAACATGGGTTCCTTCGAACCGGAATTTGATTTATCTTCCGAACCGGGTTTAGAATTTCCCAAGAGGATTAAGATGATGATCAAGTTACAGAAGAGGAACATGAATAAAGAATTAGAAGTGGTTTTGTTGACGAACTCCAAGGTAGAATCTATCATCTTTGCAGTGAGAGAGAGAGAGAGTGGAGAGAGGAGAGAGAGAAAAGAAGAAGAAAAGTTGTTGTTTGTGCGAAAGAGATGGCTTTGAGAGACATTTAAATAGAAGACGATACTTCTTAGACAAGTAGAAGTTGACAACGACTGCTGAATAAAGTAGTTGAAACTTTAGTTGCATAAATGACTAATTTAAACAAGTGAACTATTACCAAAGAAGAAACTCCTTGCCAGCTAAGTTGATAACTAAGAGAATGATCTCTGGGGTTCTTAGGGTGAGATTCTTATCGGAATATAAGAATCCGTCTACTAACTTTTAACTAAAAAAACTAAGAAACAGTTCTTAAATAAGAGCTTTAAGAGCCGGTTCTTAACTTTTTTTAGTTAAAAGTTAAGAGACGGATTCTTATATTCTGGTAAGAACCCCACTCTAAGAACCCCCAATAATCATGCTCTAAGAGCAACTCCATCTGTTGAAATCTATTTTGAAGTTCTTAACAGTTTAATCTAAATATTTCTAATATAGCTAAATTAAACAATAAAACTTTAATAAACTTAACCAATAACTAAAAGACAAGTGGCTGTGAAGGGTTAATACCGGTTCTTAAATCATCTATTTTAAAACCTGATTTTTCCTTCTCTCTTCTTTTTCTTAATTTTTTCATTATTTTAAAGAGTAAAGAACCCCTCTTCAATTCTGCGATGGACATGGTCTAATACTCTCTCTGTTTCATTATAAATGTCGTTTTAGGTTTCGACACACGGATTAAAGAAACAATTAATTTTGTACATTTCCTATAAAAAACACTATTATCTATACAGCTAACCATATTTTAACCAATAGAAAAATAAATTTTGCATAAAATTAATAAATTTTGCATTGAAAATCGATAACAACATTTATTTTGTAATAAAACTATACGAAAAGGAGCGAGTAAGTCTTCCTAACCCCCAAGTCTTTTAAGACACATGGGTCTTTGTTAACTCAAGTCAAATCAATACTCGTGCTACGTTTGTCAATAATGAAACTTGGACACCCAAACCTTTCGAGAAGGACAGAGGGTTTCTATATTAAAAACATGATTGTGTGGATCATATTCCTTTACGTGGAAGTCTCCTTGGTGCTTCCCATCAGTGATTAACCCAGTTTTCTGATTGACTTTGTTGTATATCTTCTTAAACTCGATCCAACTTCTCATGGATTGTTATTTAATTCAATCTTCAACAAACGTTACATCCCTCCCTTCCACTAAAGTTTGAATTTGGAAATTTGGAACAATGGGTTATTGTTCTTTCCATGGTGGTTGTTGTTATAATTGTCTCCATTATTAGCCATATGATAAAACCTGCATAAGAATGTTAGTCGTAAAAACCTCACTACTTAAATGTTTCACCCAATTGACTTCAATCATCTAATGTTCTCACACATTTTTGTCCTTTTTTCTTGTAGATCACTATAGGTATCCAAAGAAAGAAACCCTAGTCCTAAACCGAGTATAGATCTATTCTTCAAAGAACAAATTGTATTCACAGTTTATAAGCTCTCTTTATGCATCACCGTTTTTAAGAAATCAGAATATTACAATAAGAGCTCAAAGTACTTTGGGTTATTATTTATATCACTAATACAACTATCACCAATAAAACCATAAACAATAAAAGGAAGCAACATCCAAATAAACTCAACACACACCCAAGTGCTAAAATGTAATTTAAACCATAATAAAAATAGCAAAACCAGCAAACCCAACTCACAACCCCAAGTGAATCTCTCTTTAGACTCCGTCGCTGACACGAGCACTGGACGCCTCCATCAAACCGTTACGAATCTGGTCGCTGATATCCCTCACGTGTCCCGGACCGTGAGGCAGAAACACGGTTGTGTTCTTAGACGAGCTTCCAAGGTCTCTCATGGTGTCAAAGTACTGTGTGATCATGATCAAGTCCATGATATCTTTGGACGAAGTGCCTTCTACTTTGCTAGAGAAGTTCATTATGTTCTCCCTCAACCCGTCTGTGATTGCTTGCCTCTGTCTAGCAACACCCACACCGCCTAAGTACTTGGCTTCCGCCTCTGCTTCGGCTCTTTTCACTTGGAGAATCTTCTCAGCTTCTCCTTTGTAAACACTAGCGAGCTGTAGCCTTTGTGCTGCATTAAAATAAATTGGTTTTGAGACACAAATGAGAAATAGAACCATCACCATTAAAAGTGTAAAATTTAACATAAAAATATAAAACATTATATGCTTCAATTTGTAAGAATCTTATAACCATGAAGAGTATGAGACACTAATAATTCCCCAGTAATAGATCATGAAGTTTACCTGCATTGATTTCGTTCATGGCCTTACGTACAGAAGGATCAGGGATGATGTCAACCATAAGGATGTGCTCAATGCTGTATCCATAAGCCCCCATCACCTGAAGAAACAATTACAATCATGATCCATAAACATAACAGAACTTGCCATTACTAGTTCCTGAAAGCACACTAATTACATAGCCTGCGATAATATTATAAGTTCTCATTGCAATCCAAAACACATCTACACATGATAACAGTTAACAAGAATCGGTACTCTAAAGAAGACGAGAAGCATGTTATTATATATATACCTTCTCGAGTTCTTCAAGAACAGACTTAGCTACTTCTCCCTTTTGTTCAAAAAGAGCGTCCAGCGTCATCATCGGAACCAAAGCTCTAACCACTATGATATGGAAACAAACATACAAACCAAGAATCAAATAAAGATCACAAAGAGTTTAAAAACAACATCAAGAGAGAAAGCTACCATCAAAAACGTAAGCTTGGATCTGCTCTCTAGGGTTCTGAAGCTCGTAAAACGCATCATCAGCGTTAGTTTTCACCACACGATACTGAATCGAGCAAATCAGCTGCACAAACACATTATCCTGCAAAACCAAAACAGATTAACCTAATTCATTCCAAGATCTCCTTTGCGAGGATCGCAGTGGGGGAGGATATCGAAATTTCGAACCTTGGTTTTGGTCTCGATTTTGACCTCGAGAGAGTTGATCCTGGTGGAGAGGACTCCGGCGAGCCACTGACCCGCGAGAGGGTTGAAGAAGTGGCAACCAGGCTCGGCTATGTGCTCGAATCGACCCCAGCGTTCAACCACACCAACGCTCGCTTGATCTATGCAACCTCCGATGATGCAATTCGTATTCCCCATTTTGATCGATGAGAAGAAGAAGCAGCTCAGGTTTTCAACCTTTAGACCGATTCTCGTGTGTTTATTATACGATTCGCTTTTTTTTTATTTATTTATTTATTTATTATATCGTGTCCGTTCTTGCTACGGAGGATCTACGTTGTTTTGCGGCTGTTCGATCAAGCGGTTTAAGAAATAATGGACGGCTACGATCGCTGACCGGTTTATTAGCCATAATAATGTCCACGTCACCATTATTGAAGATATTTTGATGTCTGATTGATCCAATCCTAATGGGAAATCAAAAAAAGATTATTCAATCCTTTTTGATGAGTCGGCAAAAAAGACAAAATCCTTTTGACCATGAAATAGTAGTATAATTTTACTTTTCTATTGAGATGCGAGATTACGATATAAAGGCACCATTTTCCATCAATTTCTCATGTTGAGTTTCTAAGGATTATTATTTATAACAATAATAATAACTTTCTTTTTTGTAATCAACTTTTAATCTTCAGAAAATTGTTATATTAGACCTAGAAAAATTCAAGCTCCAAATCCATACCCTACGAATAACGGATTGCATTTCCCTAACCCTACGAATGAATTAAAGTTATACCTCAGTTGTCTAAAATCTAAATAGTGTAGTACGGGCTCAATGCTTTAGCAAAACAAAACTAGAAAATTAAACGTTTTAACAATAACAAATTCAAAAGGATAACATATAGGAAAAAAAGTACCAAGTCTGAACCTTGTAAAACAAAAAAGAGAGAAGTCGATGGAATTCAAAGACAAGATTGTAAATTAAAGCGCATGAATCTAAGAATCAGCGATGGTGACCTCGACCTCAACACCAGGCTCAATGGTGATGGAAGTGATCTGCTTCACAACATCAGGAGAGCTGAAGAGATCGATCACACGCTTGTGTACACGGAGCTCAAACCTGTCCCACGTGTTGGTTCCTACAATTCACAAAACAAAAAAAACTTAGACAAACATGTAGGTTCTTCCTTTTACTATCTTAAGTTCTGCATTTCTAGTTGATAATAAACTCAAAGCAAAGTAGGTTCTGAATCACATAGACAATCTACCTAACATATACACAACAAGATGTGAAATTCCTCAAAAAAAAGAGAAGGGAGATTTGATTACTGACCTTCACCACAAGGAGCTTTCCTTGTGGTAATCTTGAGAACTTTAGTTGGCATCCTCACTGGTCCTTTCACTCTCAGTCTCTTGTCTTTAGCTCCACGGACCAAGTCAGTGCACACTAACCATCAAAAACACAACACATCCTTAAGTAAACGACCAACCATTTCAGGTTTCAGTGTAATACTAAAGACTAAACCCAAGTACCAGTACGCTATATATACATATTGCGGATAAACCCATTAAAAGATCTAAAGTAAAGAACCAAACTTGAAGGCTAAATCAAGAAAATGAATCTCACCCTTCTCAAGGTTTTTGACGTTCTTTGAGGAGAGAGTGATTCTGATCTTGTGAATCTGCTCTTGTGGCTCCTCAAATCCAGTCTTTCCTTGCTTCATTGGTGGTGCGTAAGCCATAGCTTTCTACTACCTTTCTTTTCAAGTTCCTTAAGCTAAACATCATACATCCAAAACAAAACAAGATTATTGTATATCAATTCGAAACCATAATATATATAGGAAACTAAGCTTAAGAAACCATTTCTAGAGAACAGTTCGAATTCAAAACGAGCATACAGAGATTAAGACTGTATAGATCCTTAAATGAGGTTTTACCAGAGAACAAAGAAGATAGGAGCCGCTGAGTTGATGAAGAAACTGGGCGACGAATTTTGTAGGAGACGGGTGATGTTAGCTTATAAAGTAAGAGACACGGAAGCTAAACTAGGTTTTTCTTTTGCTACATCTTAATGGGCTTTTAGATTTTACCTGAGCCCATATTTAGTCCAGTGCATATTCTCTGTGGTTTTTGTTGGACAATAATGTTTGATTTATATACTCAGTCCCTGTCATAAATTATATTAGTATTTAATTAGATACATTTCTATAAAAAAATAAAAATCTGTATCAATATTTGTTAAAGATTAAAACAAAATTTTTAATTTTAACTTTTAGAAGAGTTATCACGAATTTTAACTTTTAAAAAATCAATTGAAATGTTAATATAATTTGTATTTATATTTTAAAATATCTGATTTAAGTTTGCATATATCATTTGTTTCAGTGTGTGAGATCAGCATGCTCTGGGTGCTAGGACAAACATTATTGCAGTCCTTAGTTTGGTCATTAAGAGGAGGGAGTCCACAAAAACACTAGGGAAAAAATCCCTAACTAAGAGACATTTTGATTTGGTCTCTGTACTGTTCGCGGGTCCCACTGAAATGTGACGGCCCGCGATTGGTTCGTTTTTAATTTTTTTTTTTTTAATCGGATAAAAAAAAAAATTTAAGGACCAATTATTAACGACTCGCGGATAATGTTGGCCTTAGGGGCAGGTGGTTGCAAAAATGTTGAGGGGATGCGCTTCATTTTACAATAGGTTGATTTTTAGTGTATCCAAAATGGTTTAGTCAACGTAATATGATGATTAAAATGAACAACTTTTGAAAACTAAATGTTAAAATGATAAATAAAATTCAATGTTTTTAGCTTTGCTAAGTTGAGAGTTTTCTCTAAGACCGGATCTGTTTGTAAAACGACTGGGCAAGCCTCTGGGTGTTTAGCCCGTTTTCACAGTTTCTTCTGATATCAGTTAACGTAACTATACGATATTCAGGTTCTATTATCGTATCAGTTAACGTAACTATACGATGATAGATGATAAACAGGTTCTATGTTTATGGCACAAGACATTACAGAGCTCGACTCTGATTTTTGTTTAGGATAAAATGATAATAGAACCTGAATATATCTTCCAACATATTTTTATTTTTACATAACCATCTCTTGCATGCATATACAAGGACAAAGATCAGATCAATACACAAACTCTTCTGACTAGAGTATATCCACTCCACTTGCAAACACACTTACCCTAAACCATTAAACACCAACCTCTCACAATCACAGGCTACCACAAAATATCCATAGGTACAAATCACTTTTGATCCTTGAGTTTCTCATTTTGTAAGTACTTAAGAACTCCATATGCAGTTGTTCCAGCCACAAATAATCCAACCGAAGGAGTAAACACCGGATACACATACTTCACAAACAACTTATCCAACTCTTCTGGAAGGAAGCCTGCAGAAACGTGATATAAAAACAAAGAACGCCAAGAGATGTTATAAAACGATTTAAAACTTATATAAATTGAAAACAAAATACTAATCAATTATTATGATTTAGATATTTCGTAAATATTTATACTCATGTATAAGCCACTGAAGAATCACATAGTTACAACTATATTTACAGGGAAACACAACACCATCTCATAGAGTGATAAGACAAAAAACTAAGACAAACAAACATAAGCTTGTCGAATTCAGACCAAACTTCACTCTTATATGATTTTACCCCTAATGATTTGATTGTTCTTGCCTAACATTTCTATACCAATCTAACCAAAACAAGACTGATGCATTCTTCAAGAGGTACCTGAAGCAGCAAGAAGAAGCCCTTGGACGAGGATAACGCCACCAAGGCCAAGCCAAGCAAGAAGAAAAGCATTCTCGTTCCGTCTCAGCTCCTCCGCCTTGGCCGCACCTTCTTCGCTGATGAACACCGGTTTCTCCACGGGAGAGCGCCTGATCACCTCTTTCTTCCCTTTCCCTTTCTTAGCCGGAGAAGATGAAGGAGCCGGCGACCCGAATCCAACCCCGGAGGAGCTCGGTTTCCTGGGTTGTGACGGATCCTCTGTCGTCTCGGTTTCGATTTGTGAATTCTGACATTTGATTGAGAATCTAGGGTTTATGCTCGTGACGAGATGGTGAAGATGATAGGGTCTCGCGGAGAAGGAACACGAAGTGTGGATTTGTAGCGCCATTTTCTTTTGTCAGTTGATTTGTTTTGTGGTCGGATAGTTGAGGAGGAGGATATTGTTTTTCAGCCTAACTCCAACACGGCGTCGTGTTGTCATAAACCAGTTCAAAGTCACAATGCGCGCCGTTTCTTCAAGACTACATTTCGTTTTCGTTTCACGAGGAAACACTACACGTCATTCAAAGGCTTTGCATAAATGTGTGATGGTGGTTCGGTTCAGTTCAGTTCTTCGGATTTTACTCGATTTTGAATAGGCCTCTCCGGTCTGTTCTTTTTTTAGTTTCTACTGGATGTTGAACATGCTAGGATTTTTCTGGTGTGACTTCGTAGGCCATCTTCGAGTTTTATATATTCTGATCAGGTTTGGTTAATAATATTTCATATTTAAGTATATTTTATAACTCTATGTAAGATTCATTTTCAGTCACCTAACAATACTCCATTCATATTCTATTCATGTATTTTTTTTATGAGTTAGAACAAAATAACTATAAAAATTGAATGTTCGAAATACTTATTTAGGTTTTGAATATTTATTTCTGATGTACTAATTTGGATTTTTGGGTCTTAAGAAATTTGTTTGTTGTTTTTTAGTTTTTTGGGTATGGTTAGGTACTTAGGTTCAAGTTCCGATAATATCCAACATCCGAAATACAGACGTACATGATCGTTCAAATATTTTAGAGCTCAAATCAATATCAAGTATTAATTCATTTTTTTTTTTGTGTTTTATTTTGGTTCGATTCTCAATTTCACTTATATATGCCGAGTATTGAATTGGTAAACTCAAAAGGAAACAAATAATCAATAAAACAAAACCCAAAAGGTATAGCATTTCCAAACCAAATAAAAAATTCTCTTGGTTCAGGTTTTGTTCGTTTGGTTCGGACCGATTTAGCCGAATTGAATTTTACTAGAAACACACTCGTTATGAGCTGAAGTCAAAAAGTTCTTTTGTTTTGTTACAAAACATACTTTTCCACCTTCTATCACAGTTTCAGCTCATTTAAAAGGCATGTGGTTGCAGGGACTATGCCTTCACCATGAACACTAATGATCTCTTTCCCCGCAAGATCCTTGAGAAGCTCCCCTGGATCTTTAGCTCCTCCATGTTTGAAGAACTTCTCTCTCAGCAGCGTCCCCGTGCTCAACGAAAGCGGATCCTCTTCGCATACTGATTGCCATATGGTCGACGCAAAGCACTTGGCGTATATGTAACTATAGTACCCTGCACACATAGGACACAAACGTTACAGGAAATAGAAAAGAACACTTGGAATGATGCATTTTATTTTATGTTAGAGAGAGAGAGAGAGAGACCTGCTCCGTAGTTCAGTAAGTGACTGAATCGTATATGCCAATGTGTTCCTTCTACATGGTTCCAGCTAGTGTGTTCCCGTTTCAGTTCAGCCACGAGTTTACTCACGTCTCTTGGTGTCGCTGGTTGTTCTCCGAATAGAATTTGGTCGATCAACGCATAAAACACCTACCAGAAAAATCAAAATTGATGTTGATACTAAGCGAAACGGTTTTTCTAGAAAGATTTTACAAAAAATCAGTCTAGGAGTTAAAAAATCGGTCTATGCACCCACCTAATCAATAATCCTATATAAAGCATCTAATTACTGCCTAACGATTTCTTGAACATTGATATACATATTTGAGGGTTGAACC
The DNA window shown above is from Brassica oleracea var. oleracea cultivar TO1000 chromosome C3, BOL, whole genome shotgun sequence and carries:
- the LOC106328740 gene encoding AT-hook motif nuclear-localized protein 4-like isoform X1; this encodes MEERGGTSNIITSFGLKQHVAPPPPSGGGVYQMDPPRSGNPNPFPAGLPNTTAAASASAVAAKATENAAPPFSLTMPVENSSAELAKKKRGRPRKYNPDGSLAVTLSPMPLSSSVPLSTGFASQKRGRGRGRGRGRGRGRVEQPPNNNSWVKNPQMFEFQNSSPVVGTAADVVTSASFTPYVLTVNAGEDVTMKIMTFSQQEGSRAICILSANGPISNVTLRQSTTSGGTLTYEGHFEILSLTGSFIPSESGGTRSRAGGMSVSLAGPDGRVFGGGLAGLFIAAGPVQVMVGTFVAGGQEESQQQQQMKKQRGERLGIPTTTQASNISFGGGSAEDPKARYNGLNKPVVIQPPPVSAPPMSFSHEPSTNAAQGYYRNNTADHIRDLFSSLPGEDDEEDEENLEGEDGEEFGVHTESDTEVPS
- the LOC106335881 gene encoding 40S ribosomal protein S20-1-like, coding for MAYAPPMKQGKTGFEEPQEQIHKIRITLSSKNVKNLEKVCTDLVRGAKDKRLRVKGPVRMPTKVLKITTRKAPCGEGTNTWDRFELRVHKRVIDLFSSPDVVKQITSITIEPGVEVEVTIADS
- the LOC106335880 gene encoding hypersensitive-induced response protein 4; translation: MGNTNCIIGGCIDQASVGVVERWGRFEHIAEPGCHFFNPLAGQWLAGVLSTRINSLEVKIETKTKDNVFVQLICSIQYRVVKTNADDAFYELQNPREQIQAYVFDVVRALVPMMTLDALFEQKGEVAKSVLEELEKVMGAYGYSIEHILMVDIIPDPSVRKAMNEINAAQRLQLASVYKGEAEKILQVKRAEAEAEAKYLGGVGVARQRQAITDGLRENIMNFSSKVEGTSSKDIMDLIMITQYFDTMRDLGSSSKNTTVFLPHGPGHVRDISDQIRNGLMEASSARVSDGV
- the LOC106329350 gene encoding protein LOW PSII ACCUMULATION 2, chloroplastic — translated: MALQIHTSCSFSARPYHLHHLVTSINPRFSIKCQNSQIETETTEDPSQPRKPSSSGVGFGSPAPSSSPAKKGKGKKEVIRRSPVEKPVFISEEGAAKAEELRRNENAFLLAWLGLGGVILVQGLLLAASGFLPEELDKLFVKYVYPVFTPSVGLFVAGTTAYGVLKYLQNEKLKDQK
- the LOC106328740 gene encoding AT-hook motif nuclear-localized protein 4-like isoform X2 — protein: MEERGGTSNIITSFGLKQHVAPPPPSGGGVYQMDPPRSGNPNPFPAGLPNTTAAASASAVAAKATENAAPPFSLTMPVENSSAELAKKKRGRPRKYNPDGSLAVTLSPMPLSSSVPLSTGFASQKRGRGRGRGRGRGRGRVEQPPNNNSWVKNPQMFEFQNSSPGTAADVVTSASFTPYVLTVNAGEDVTMKIMTFSQQEGSRAICILSANGPISNVTLRQSTTSGGTLTYEGHFEILSLTGSFIPSESGGTRSRAGGMSVSLAGPDGRVFGGGLAGLFIAAGPVQVMVGTFVAGGQEESQQQQQMKKQRGERLGIPTTTQASNISFGGGSAEDPKARYNGLNKPVVIQPPPVSAPPMSFSHEPSTNAAQGYYRNNTADHIRDLFSSLPGEDDEEDEENLEGEDGEEFGVHTESDTEVPS